From the genome of Vicia villosa cultivar HV-30 ecotype Madison, WI linkage group LG2, Vvil1.0, whole genome shotgun sequence, one region includes:
- the LOC131652302 gene encoding leucine-rich repeat receptor-like serine/threonine-protein kinase BAM1 — protein MRFFLLFFFLFHFRFQNVLSAPVSEYRALLSLREEITDSTPPVLSSWNISTTHCIWLGVTCDARRHVTALNLTGLNLSGKLSDNLAHLPFLSNLSLADNQFSGPIPPSLSAVTGLRLLNLSNNVLNGTFPTELSQLKSLEILDLYNNNMTGTLPLAVTELPNLRHLHLGGNYFSGQIPPEYGLWQNLEYLAVSGNELAGTIPPEIGNLTSLRELYIGYFNTYTGGIPPEIGNLTELIRLDAAYCGLSGEIPPEMGKLQNLDTLFLQVNALSGSLTWELGNLKSLKSMDLSNNMLTGEIPTSFSELKNLTLLNLFRNKLHGAIPEFVGDMPALEVVQLWENNFTGNIPMSLGRNGRLTLLDLSSNKLTGTLPPYLCSGNHLQTLITLGNFLFGPIPESLGSCESLNRIRMGDNFLNGSIPKGLFGLPKLTQVELQDNYLSGNFPETHSVSDNLGQITLSNNQLSGPLPPSIGDFSSMQKLLLDGNMFNGKIPSQIGRLQQLSKIDFSHNKFSGPIAPEISQCKLLTFVDLSRNELSGVIPNEITGMRILNYLNISRNHLVGSIPGSIASMQSLTSVDFSYNNLSGLVPGTGQFSYFNYTSFLGNPNLCGPYLGACKDGVVNGANQPHHDKGHISSTVKLLLVIGLLACSIVFAIAAIFKARSLKKASEARAWKLTSFQRLEFTADDVLVSLKEDNIIGKGGAGIVYKGTMPNGELVAVKRLPVMSRGSSHDHGFNAEIQTLGRIRHRHIVRLLGFCSSQETNLLVYEYMPNGSLGEVLHGKKGGHLYWDTRYKIAVEAAKGLCYLHHDCSPLIVHRDVKSNNILLDSNYEAHVADFGLAKFLQDSGTSECMSAIAGSYGYIAPEYAYTLKVDEKSDVYSFGVVLLELVTGRKPVGEFGDGVDIVQWVRKMTDSNKEGVLKVLDPRLSSVPLHEVMHVFYVAILCVEEQAVERPTMREVVQILTELPKSPESKLGDSTITESSLSPSNTLESPISSSKDRQHPPQSPPPDLLSI, from the exons ATGcgtttctttcttctctttttctttctcttccatTTCCGTTTTCAGAATGTTCTCTCAGCTCCAGTATCCGAATACCGAGCACTTCTTTCTCTCCGTGAAGAAATTACCGATTCTACCCCTCCCGTTCTCTCTTCATGGAACATCTCAACCACTCACTGTATCTGGTTAGGTGTCACATGCGACGCACGCCGCCACGTCACCGCTCTTAACCTCACCGGACTCAACCTCTCCGGCAAACTCTCCGATAACCTCGCTCATCTTCCGTTTCTCTCTAACCTCTCCTTAGCTGATAACCAATTCTCCGGCCCCATCCCTCCGTCGCTCTCCGCCGTAACCGGTCTCCGGCTACTTAACCTCTCAAACAATGTCCTCAATGGAACTTTCCCGACCGAGCTTTCTCAGCTCAAGAGCCTCGAGATTCTTGACCTCTACAACAACAACATGACCGGAACACTTCCTCTTGCTGTCACCGAGTTGCCGAATCTCCGTCATTTGCATCTCGGAGGTAACTACTTTTCCGGCCAGATCCCGCCGGAGTATGGACTATGGCAAAACTTAGAGTATTTAGCTGTTTCCGGTAATGAACTTGCCGGAACTATCCCGCCGGAGATCGGAAACTTAACCAGTCTCCGTGAGCTTTACATCGGGTATTTCAATACCTACACCGGTGGCATTCCTCCCGAGATTGGAAACTTAACGGAGCTTATCCGTCTCGACGCTGCTTACTGTGGCTTATCCGGCGAGATACCGCCGGAGATGGGGAAGCTTCAGAACCTAGACACACTGTTTCTTCAGGTGAATGCACTTTCAGGTTCTCTCACATGGGAGCTTGGAAATTTGAAAAGCTTGAAATCCATGGATTTGTCTAACAATATGTTAACCGGTGAGATTCCGACGAGTTTCAGTGAACTGAAGAATCTCACGCTGCTTAACCTTTTTAGAAACAAGCTGCACGGAGCTATACCGGAGTTTGTTGGAGATATGCCGGCGTTGGAGGTTGTTCAGTTGTGGGAGAATAACTTCACCGGTAACATTCCGATGAGTTTGGGAAGAAACGGAAGATTAACTCTTCTGGATCTTTCTTCAAACAAGTTAACTGGTACACTTCCTCCTTACCTGTGTTCTGGGAATCATCTTCAGACACTGATAACTCTTGGGAATTTTCTGTTTGGTCCAATACCTGAATCTCTTGGTAGTTGTGAGTCATTGAATAGGATTCGAATGGGTGATAATTTTCTGAATGGTTCGATTCCTAAGGGTCTTTTCGGACTTCCGAAACTGACTCAGGTTGAGCTTCAGGATAATTATCTATCTGGAAATTTTCCTGAGACTCATTCTGTTTCTGATAATCTCGGTCAGATTACTCTCTCGAATAATCAGCTTTCGGGTCCATTGCCTCCTTCTATTGGTGATTTTTCCAGCATGCAGAAGCTGCTTCTTGATGGTAACAtgtttaatggtaagattccatcACAGATTGGAAGGTTGCAACAGCTTTCAAAGATTGATTTTAGTCATAACAAGTTTTCTGGTCCTATTGCACCTGAGATTAGTCAATGCAAGCTTTTAACTTTTGTCGATCTTAGTCGTAATGAGTTATCGGGGGTTATTCCAAATGAGATTACTGGTATGAGGATATTGAATTACTTGAATATATCGAGAAATCATTTAGTTGGGAGTATTCCTGGTTCTATAGCTTCAATGCAAAGCTTAACTTCTGTTGATTTTTCGTATAACAATCTATCTGGTTTGGTTCCGGGTACCGGTCAATTCAGTTACTTTAACTACACGTCTTTCTTGGGAAATCCTAATCTCTGTGGCCCTTATTTGGGTGCTTGTAAAGATGGTGTTGTAAATGGTGCTAATCAACCTCATCATGATAAGGGTCATATTTCTTCTACTGTGAAGCTGCTGCTTGTTATTGGGTTGCTTGCATGCTCCATTGTGTTTGCTATTGCAGCGATATTCAAGGCGCGGTCTTTGAAAAAGGCTAGCGAGGCTCGTGCGTGGAAATTGACCTCATTTCAACGTTTGGAGTTCACTGCTGATGATGTTTTGGTTTCCTTGAAGGAGGATAATATCATAGGAAAAGGAGGTGCTGGCATTGTTTACAAAGGGACAATGCCGAATGGGGAACTTGTTGCTGTTAAAAGGCTTCCTGTTATGAGCAGAGGTTCGTCTCATGATCATGGATTCAATGCTGAGATTCAGACGTTGGGGAGAATCCGACATAGACACATTGTTAGGCTGTTGGGTTTCTGTTCAAGCCAGGAGACAAATCTTTTGGTTTACGAGTACATGCCTAATGGAAGTTTAGGTGAAGTTCTTCATGGAAAGAAAGGGGGTCATTTGTATTGGGATACCAGGTATAAAATTGCTGTGGAGGCTGCAAAGGGACTTTGCTATTTACACCATGATTGTTCTCCGCTTATCGTACATCGAGATGTGAAATCAAACAACATACTTCTTGATTCTAATTATGAAGCTCATGTTGCTGATTTTGGGCTGGCCAAGTTCCTGCAAGATTCTGGAACATCCGAATGCATGTCGGCTATCGCTGGTTCATATGGATACATAGCTCCAG AGTACGCGTACACATTGAAAGTTGACGAGAAAAGCGATGTCTACAGCTTCGGTGTTGTTCTTTTAGAGCTCGTAACCGGAAGGAAACCAGTAGGAGAATTCGGCGACGGTGTGGACATTGTGCAATGGGTGAGAAAAATGACAGACTCCAACAAAGAAGGAGTTCTAAAAGTCCTAGATCCTAGACTTTCATCGGTTCCACTTCATGAGGTCATGCATGTTTTCTATGTAGCCATTCTGTGTGTTGAAGAACAAGCAGTAGAAAGACCAACTATGCGCGAAGTTGTTCAAATTCTGACCGAGCTTCCAAAGTCACCCGAGTCTAAACTAGGAGACTCAACAATTACAGAATCCTCTTTGTCACCATCAAATACTCTAGAATCTCCGATTTCATCTTCTAAAGATCGTCAACATCCTCCTCAATCTCCACCGCCCGATCTCTTAAGCATTTGA